In one Nostoc sp. KVJ3 genomic region, the following are encoded:
- the lgt gene encoding prolipoprotein diacylglyceryl transferase yields the protein MALDFSTLLLAFQFTSPGPILVKLGPLSIRWYGLLIATAVLIGVILSQELAKRRNVNPELLGDLFFWLLIGAIPGARLYYVFFEWSKYAPTPGKIFAIWEGGIAIHGAILGGVLAALIFAKIKQVSFWQLADLVAPSLILGQAIGRWGNFFNSEAFGDPTTLPWKLYIPPDHRPLEYASFDYFHPTFLYESLWDLMVFTLLITLFFRSLSGKPRLKVGTLFLVYWPAYSLGRLWIEGFRTDSLMLGPLRMAQVVSSLGILLGLIGLAWLYLLKRPLPDVVPTPKGNGEMRG from the coding sequence ATGGCACTGGATTTTTCTACCTTGCTCTTGGCGTTTCAATTTACTTCTCCAGGGCCCATTCTAGTGAAATTAGGGCCACTAAGTATCCGTTGGTATGGCTTATTGATTGCCACAGCAGTCTTAATTGGCGTAATCCTCTCTCAGGAGTTGGCAAAGCGTCGTAATGTTAATCCTGAGTTGCTAGGCGATTTGTTCTTTTGGTTGTTGATTGGGGCAATTCCTGGCGCACGGCTATATTACGTTTTCTTTGAGTGGTCAAAATATGCCCCGACTCCCGGAAAAATCTTTGCTATCTGGGAAGGAGGCATTGCCATTCATGGAGCAATTCTTGGTGGCGTTTTGGCTGCATTAATCTTTGCCAAAATCAAGCAGGTATCTTTTTGGCAACTGGCAGATTTAGTAGCGCCTTCGCTGATTTTAGGGCAAGCGATCGGACGTTGGGGTAATTTCTTTAATTCTGAGGCTTTTGGCGATCCTACGACTTTACCCTGGAAGTTGTATATTCCACCAGACCATCGTCCTTTAGAATATGCTAGTTTCGATTACTTCCATCCCACCTTTTTGTATGAATCTCTGTGGGATTTAATGGTTTTTACGCTACTAATAACGTTGTTTTTCCGGTCTTTATCCGGTAAGCCGCGTTTGAAGGTAGGCACGCTATTTCTAGTTTATTGGCCAGCCTATAGCTTAGGACGCTTGTGGATTGAAGGTTTCCGTACTGATAGCTTGATGCTGGGGCCATTACGAATGGCACAAGTAGTCAGTAGTCTAGGAATTTTATTAGGATTAATTGGATTAGCTTGGCTTTACTTACTCAAACGCCCTTTACCCGATGTAGTGCCTACTCCCAAGGGGAATGGGGAGATGAGGGGATGA
- the cobM gene encoding precorrin-4 C(11)-methyltransferase — translation MSYKKTLYAIEPSVYIVGAGPGDPDLLTVKAQKLLAVADVILFADSLIPEQILELCRKDAEIIRTANQTLEEILPIMIDRVRSQQKSVVRLHSGDPSLYSAIHEQMHLLREANIPFEVIPGISAFQAAAAKLKVELTVPGLVQTIILTRISGRTEVPATEELATLAAHQASLCLYLSARHVENAQAKLLEHYPAETPIAICFRIGWPDEKIKVVPLNEMAECTDKEKLIRTTLYIISPALSTAKGRSRLYHPEHNHLFRSSHH, via the coding sequence CTGAGTTATAAAAAAACGCTATATGCCATAGAACCATCTGTGTATATTGTTGGTGCAGGCCCTGGAGATCCTGATTTATTGACGGTGAAGGCGCAGAAACTACTGGCTGTTGCTGATGTGATTTTATTTGCTGATTCTTTAATACCCGAACAGATTTTAGAACTTTGCCGAAAAGATGCGGAGATAATTAGGACTGCGAATCAGACTTTAGAAGAGATTTTGCCGATTATGATCGATAGGGTGCGATCGCAGCAAAAATCTGTCGTCCGTCTCCATTCTGGCGATCCTAGTCTCTACAGCGCCATCCACGAGCAAATGCACCTCCTAAGAGAGGCAAATATTCCTTTTGAAGTCATACCTGGTATCAGCGCTTTTCAAGCTGCTGCTGCCAAACTCAAAGTAGAACTGACTGTCCCAGGTTTAGTCCAAACTATAATTTTGACCCGCATCAGTGGACGTACAGAAGTCCCCGCTACCGAAGAATTAGCTACTCTTGCAGCACATCAGGCTAGCCTCTGCCTATATCTCAGTGCGCGTCACGTCGAAAATGCCCAAGCTAAACTACTCGAACACTATCCAGCCGAAACCCCCATTGCAATTTGCTTTCGCATCGGCTGGCCCGATGAAAAAATTAAGGTTGTCCCCCTGAATGAAATGGCGGAATGTACTGATAAAGAAAAACTAATTCGTACTACACTTTATATAATCAGTCCAGCCCTCTCAACAGCAAAAGGGCGATCGCGTTTATATCATCCCGAACATAATCATCTGTTTCGCTCATCTCATCACTGA
- a CDS encoding phenylpyruvate tautomerase MIF-related protein, translated as MPLIKVQTSASAPQKAEIESMLLNLSAKLAKHLGKPESYVMTAFEPEIPMTFAGNTDPVCYIEIKSIGAMKPDQTAAMSQDFCQQINQTLGVPKNRIYIEFADAKGAMWGWNGTTFG; from the coding sequence ATGCCATTAATTAAAGTGCAAACTTCTGCATCTGCTCCTCAAAAAGCTGAAATTGAATCAATGCTTTTAAATCTATCAGCCAAGTTAGCAAAACATTTAGGAAAACCAGAATCCTATGTAATGACTGCTTTTGAGCCAGAAATCCCTATGACTTTTGCGGGGAATACAGACCCGGTTTGCTACATTGAAATTAAGAGCATTGGCGCGATGAAGCCAGACCAAACCGCAGCGATGAGTCAGGACTTTTGCCAGCAAATTAACCAAACTCTAGGTGTACCGAAAAATCGTATTTACATTGAGTTTGCAGATGCTAAGGGTGCAATGTGGGGCTGGAACGGCACAACCTTTGGTTAA
- the rlmN gene encoding 23S rRNA (adenine(2503)-C(2))-methyltransferase RlmN, producing MSATPLVSQVDFNSEKSELMPPLLGASLAELSTWVQQQGQPAYRGKQLHEWIYDKGVRSLADISVFSKQWRAEVAEVPIGRSTLHYRSVAPDGTVKYLLQLTDGQIIETVGIPTFAERGEGPKARLTVCVSTQVGCPMACDFCATGKGGYKRNLARHEIIDQVLTVQEDFQQRVSNVVFMGLGEPLLNTENVLAALKSLNQDIGIGQRSLTVSTVGIRDRIREFAQNNLQITLAVSLHAPNQALREKLIPSARAYPLEDLLAECREYVEITGRRVTFEYVLLAGVNDLPEHALELSKCMRGFQCHVNLIPYNPIQEVDYKRPNRDRIEAFVNVLKQQNTAVSVRYSRGLEADAACGQLRASKN from the coding sequence ATGTCTGCTACGCCTCTTGTATCTCAGGTTGACTTCAACTCAGAAAAATCAGAATTAATGCCTCCCCTTCTCGGTGCTTCTCTGGCGGAGTTAAGCACTTGGGTGCAGCAACAAGGACAACCTGCTTACAGAGGAAAGCAACTGCATGAATGGATCTATGATAAGGGAGTGCGATCGCTAGCTGATATTTCTGTCTTCTCTAAGCAATGGCGTGCGGAAGTAGCAGAAGTTCCCATTGGGCGCTCAACTTTACATTACCGCTCTGTGGCTCCCGATGGCACTGTCAAATATCTTTTACAATTAACAGATGGCCAAATTATTGAAACTGTTGGTATTCCCACCTTCGCAGAAAGGGGAGAAGGCCCAAAAGCCCGTCTGACAGTTTGCGTCTCTACTCAGGTGGGTTGCCCAATGGCGTGTGATTTCTGCGCTACTGGTAAGGGAGGTTACAAGCGCAATTTAGCACGGCATGAAATTATCGATCAAGTGTTGACTGTGCAAGAAGATTTTCAGCAACGGGTTAGCAATGTGGTGTTCATGGGACTAGGTGAACCGTTGTTGAATACTGAGAATGTCCTAGCAGCCCTGAAATCTCTAAATCAAGATATCGGTATCGGACAGCGATCGCTTACAGTTTCTACAGTTGGTATTCGCGATCGCATTCGTGAGTTTGCGCAAAATAACTTGCAAATCACTCTTGCTGTCAGTCTCCACGCACCCAACCAAGCCCTACGAGAAAAACTCATCCCCAGCGCCCGCGCCTATCCTCTAGAAGATTTGTTGGCTGAATGTCGAGAATATGTAGAAATCACTGGACGGCGCGTTACCTTTGAATATGTTCTCCTGGCTGGTGTCAACGATTTACCAGAACACGCATTAGAACTTTCAAAATGTATGCGAGGATTTCAATGCCATGTGAATTTGATTCCTTACAACCCAATTCAAGAAGTAGATTACAAACGCCCCAACCGCGATCGCATTGAAGCATTTGTCAACGTCCTTAAGCAGCAAAATACTGCTGTTAGTGTGCGTTATTCTCGTGGTTTAGAGGCTGATGCTGCTTGCGGACAATTAAGAGCAAGCAAGAATTAA